In Leptodactylus fuscus isolate aLepFus1 unplaced genomic scaffold, aLepFus1.hap2 HAP2_SCAFFOLD_237, whole genome shotgun sequence, one DNA window encodes the following:
- the LOC142187433 gene encoding uncharacterized protein LOC142187433: protein MDVDERHWSQGILTLTLEILCLLTGEDYTVVNKTSGECINSSRYPNISGGSHPTQSSITEKVPSLSIIHEKKNNKQKILELTNKIIELLTGEVPIRCQDVNVYFSMEEWEYLEGHKDLYKEVMMDDHQTPTSPDGSSEKNPPEKSPCPPYAQDDDEQGYSELQDYQVDQDEDLITIKVEVTEEDEMGMAADAFKEEGLDLDLRPDGSGEWNPPERCPSPLYAQDGAEWDQGRLLNDQDEDLSRCKVMEEEDGATTEKEETTAVSAESGGDIWSGGEEHITWAMSQLCPLSSNPMRPSPDLADVQDSGHTGALPYSCADCEKAFLFKSQLLAHKKTHTKKPKFLCSECGIYFSLKSELVLHQKFHTDDGGLGLLHPETGFQCSDCGQGFVDILVLLTHQRKHMGLKTFQCSECGKYFSLKSALVRHQRIHTGEKPFPCYECWKFFAVKSNLVKHQRIHTGEKPFQCPECGKRFTQKTHFTKHQRTHTGEKPFACPICGKCFSQKPHLVKHKRTHTGEKPFICSECGKCFTSKHILLKHQRVHIR, encoded by the exons ATGGATGTGGATGAGAGACATTGGTCACAAGGGATATTAACCCTTACACTGGAGATCCTCTGCCtactgactggagag gattACACCGTAGTGAATAAGACGTCTGGTGAGTGCATCAACTCCAGCAGATACCCAAATATCTCAGGAGGATCGCACCCGACCCAGAGCTCCATCACGGAGAAGGTTCCATCTCTATCCATCATCCATGAGAAGAAAAACAACAAGCAGAAGATCCTGGAGCTGACTAATAAGATCATTGAGctgctgaccggagag gttcctataaggtgtcaggatgtcaacgtctatttctccatggaggagtgggagtatttagaaggacacaaggatctgtacaaggaggtgatgatggacgaCCAccagacccccacatcaccag ATGGATCCAGTGAGAAAAATCCACCAGAGAAAAGTCCATGTCCTCCCTATGCCCAAGATGATGATGAGCAGGGTTACTCTGAGCTACAGGACTATCAGGTGGATCAG GATGAAGATCTCATTACCATTAAAGTGGAAGTTACAGAAGAAGATGAGATGGGCATGGCGGCTGATGCTTTTAAGGAGGAGGGGTTAGATTTAGATCTAAGGCCAG ATGGATCCGGTGAGTGGAATCcaccagagagatgtcccagtcctctgtaTGCTCAGGATGGTGCAGAGTGGGATCAGGGGCGCTTACTCAATGATCAG GATGAAGATCTATCCAGATGTAAAGTGATGGAGGAAGAAGATGGGGCAACTACGGAGAAGGAGGAGACTACCGCTGTCAGCGCAG agtctggaggagacatctgGTCTGGCGGAGAAGAGCACATTACCTGGGCCATGTCCCAGCTGTGCCCGCTGTCTTCTAATCCCATGAGACCTTCTCCAGATCTAGCTGATGTTCAGGACTCTGGACACACGGGGGCACTACCGTATTCCTGTGCTGACTGTGAGAAAGCTTTTCTGTTCAAGTCCCAGCTTCTCGCTCACAAGAAAACGCATACAAAGAAGCCAAAATTCTTGTGCTCAGAGTGTGGCATTTACTTCTCTCTGAAATCGGAGCTTGTCCTGCACCAGAAATTCCATACAGATGATGGAGGGCTGGGTCTACTTCATCCTGAGACCGGCTTCCAGTGCTCCGACTGTGGCCAAGGCTTTGTGGACATCTTAGTCCTGCTGACCCACCAAAGGAAACACATGGGACTCAAGACTTTCCAATGTTCTGAGTGTGGCAAATATTTTTCACTGAAGTCGGCTCTTGTGCGCCACCAGAGAatccacactggggagaagccctTCCCATGTTACGAATGTTGGAAATTTTTTGCTGTGAAATCCAATCTTGTAAAGCACCAGCGgatccacacaggggagaaaccgtTTCAATGTCCTGAGTGCGGGAAACGCTTTACACAAAAGACTCATTTTACTAAGcaccagagaactcacacaggggagaagcccttCGCCTGTCCCATCTGTGGGAAGTGCTTCAGCCAGAAGCCTCACCTTGTAAAACACAAGAGaactcacacgggggagaagcccttCATTTGTTCTGAGTGCGGGAAGTGCTTTACTAGTAAACATATTCTCCTGAAGCATCAGAGGGTTCATATCCGCTGA